The Limnospira fusiformis SAG 85.79 genomic interval TAATGTAGTCAGTGCTGTGGTGGAGCGGGTGGGAGCAGCAGTGGTTCAAATTGATACAGCCAGAACTGTAGAAACTCAGATTCCTGATGTGTTTAATGACCCGTTCTTCCGACGGTTTTTTGGCCAACGACTCCCTAGTGGTCCGGGGCGGCGAGTTGTTCAGGGTTCGGGTTCCGGTTTTATTGTGGGTTCTGATGGTCGGATTTTGACTAATGCTCATGTGGTGGAGGGAGCCACCCGAGTGCGGGTGACTTTGCGCGATGGTCGCCAGTTTGATGGGGAAGTGTTGGGAACTGACCCGGTGACTGATGTGGCTGTGGTGAAAATTCCGGCGCAAAATCTCCCAACTGTGAGTTTGGGTAATTCTGACCGATTGAGACCGGGAGAAATGGCGATCGCTATTGGTAATCCCCTAGGCTTAGAAAACACTGTCACCATGGGTATTATTAGTGCTACCGGTCGCTCTAGTGGCTCTATTGGCGCACCGGATAAACGGGTGAGTTTTATTCAAACTGATGCGGCGATTAATCCGGGTAATTCGGGGGGACCTTTACTTAATCAAAATGGTGAGGTCATTGGTATGAACACGGCTATTATCCAAGGCGCACAGGGTTTAGGTTTTGCTATTCCGATTAATCGGGTTGGGAATATCGCTGATCAAATTGTGGCTAATGGTCACGTTGATCATCCATTTTTGGGTATTCAAATGGTGAGTTTAAACCCCGAAGTTAAGCAGAATATTAATAATGATCCCAACAGTGGTTTAAAGGTTGATACAGACCAAGGGGTGTTAGTTGTCCGTGTGGTTCCTAATTCTCCAGCGGCTCAGGCTGGACTCCGAGTGGGTGATGTGATTTCTCAAATTAATGGTCAAATCATTCGGGACGCAGCGGAGGTTCAACAGTTGGTTGAACAAACGGGAGTAGGTCATCAATTACGATTGGAATTACGCCGCAATGGTCAAAATCAAGGTTTCGCTGTTCGCACCGGAACTTTGAGAGAACAAAGTTAGGTTAACTTGACATTAACTACACCTGGGGACAATTAGTTGGGTTGTTGGCAACTCTCCTAAACTGTCCCCTCCATTTTATAATTGACAGGCTGTATTTAATTTCTGGGTTTCCTGTATGATAGTTGTGGGGATATGTCCGATTATATTAAGCACCTAATATCAAGATTTTAGGCTGGTGGTTCTAAAATTCTAAAGGGTTGGTTATCCCTTTCCCAACGGCAAATTTCAGAGTAGAGGTGGGTTTTATAAAAGTAGGCTTTTTCGTAAGCAAGTCGCAGACTGCGATCGATTATCTCAGGTTTAACATCCTGGGAATTATGAGAACCAATTGCTTTGCATAAAGCCAAAGACAATATTTATACTAAATCATGACCACAACAAATTTGCCAAGGATCGTCACTTTGACTATTTAAATTCGTGATTTTAGAGATAATATCTGGAGTGCTTAGATAGGACTTTTGGGATTTATTTTTCACAACATCAATTAGCTTTTTGTAGGCAATCTTGATTTGATTTTTATCAACAAACTTACTAAAATCAATAGCCTGAAAAGTTAAGTTTAATCCTTCCGTCTGGGAAATCCAACGCCAATATCCGACAGGCTTTCCGGCTGCTAGTAAAACCTCCCTAATATCTCCCGGAAAGCTAGATATTTTTGATTCTGAACCAAATTCATCCAAGACTTTATTAAAGGCTAGAGAGTTTAATAACATGGTTTCTAGGTCGTGGGTATCTGTCCTAAGTAAATTAGAACTATAACTGGGTAAATCATCAATTAAGTGATCAAAATCAGCGTCAACAATTGCTACAACTCCTGGAAAATCTGAATTTTCAAGTTTTTGGAGAACATCAATAACAAG includes:
- a CDS encoding HhoA/HhoB/HtrA family serine endopeptidase, giving the protein MQDSLKSSVRPIQPVAYLSMLLLGAGLTFGVVSLTPNAGSSRESTGETNSGAADMNPGMVSPGHVLAQNPNVVSAVVERVGAAVVQIDTARTVETQIPDVFNDPFFRRFFGQRLPSGPGRRVVQGSGSGFIVGSDGRILTNAHVVEGATRVRVTLRDGRQFDGEVLGTDPVTDVAVVKIPAQNLPTVSLGNSDRLRPGEMAIAIGNPLGLENTVTMGIISATGRSSGSIGAPDKRVSFIQTDAAINPGNSGGPLLNQNGEVIGMNTAIIQGAQGLGFAIPINRVGNIADQIVANGHVDHPFLGIQMVSLNPEVKQNINNDPNSGLKVDTDQGVLVVRVVPNSPAAQAGLRVGDVISQINGQIIRDAAEVQQLVEQTGVGHQLRLELRRNGQNQGFAVRTGTLREQS
- a CDS encoding DUF4435 domain-containing protein: MRSTFKCTFLLVEGHTDRIFYNWLIDKSVCQSVIIAGKPSNKQLVIDVLQKLENSDFPGVVAIVDADFDHLIDDLPSYSSNLLRTDTHDLETMLLNSLAFNKVLDEFGSESKISSFPGDIREVLLAAGKPVGYWRWISQTEGLNLTFQAIDFSKFVDKNQIKIAYKKLIDVVKNKSQKSYLSTPDIISKITNLNSQSDDPWQICCGHDLV